The DNA region CTGTAGCAACCATAAAGGAACCAATTCCAACAAGAATTTCAGGGAACTTAAAAGTAACACCAGTTTTGAGAAAAAACATcttttattatcatcaccatccaGCTTTCTGTGCTGGACTATGTGCCCAATGGCCAGATCTTCTAAAGAACATCTACACAACATTTCTTTCATGTTTCAAGAGATGAAAATAACTGTACAAGGTTAAGTACAAAAGTACACAAGACAGTGGACACGAAATATCCATGTATGAGATTTTACCCCACCTGCAGCTTTACATTTGTTTGAAAAGTAGAACTTGTTAACTAAAAAATATTGTCCTTCTATAGTTCTGTCAAGTTTAATGGAAGTGGGTTTAACCTGATTACAACACTAACACCAGTATCACTGATctgatatttacaaaaaaaattgtgtttttcAATAAATTAAAGTCAATGCAACACCCATGCAAGCTAGAATGCTAGCTGTTTGGTGAACAAGGACCTGACATCAGAACAAGAATTTCACAACGTCCCAAActttaaaatcatgttttttcAAACTGCATCCATTCCCCGCATTGAAGATGTGAAGCCCAATCCCATTCCTCTTTGTGTGTGGGTTTGTGATCTTGCCATCTCATACTGAGCATCCAGATTTCTAAATACTTCTTCCTGTTGTTTCAGAGTTTTATAACTTTCTTCATCAACTGAACTACAACCAGCTTCATCCTCACTCTGAAAATCAAACATGTAAACAAACATATTTATTCAGGCTTAAACTTTCAAAACCTTACAAACAATATAAAGTGGCCTACTTTAGAAACATCCTACAATTTCTCTGCTTTGGAAATCATTATGTACAAATTGTCCATGTAATTCTCACACTGATTTTTGTAAAAACACAAATATGTGGCAACATATTACAGCTACTGGAAACATGTTTTCCTTGGGTCTTTTGAGATTCATCTGCTGTTAATGTTAACAGCCTATAAGCCCACatttaatttcaattaaaaagaacttccttcctactttgaatataaaaaataaactaattcaCCATAGAAAATAATCTGCAAAATTAAAACAGAAACATTAAATATTTTAGAGGAATACGAATGGCTCCTAGAAATAAGACAGTATatacatttttctattttcttgcaTATTATTGGAGAATGCTAATTATTACTTTAGATAAATTCCCATCCAGATTAGAGATGTTACCATTTTAAAGTTAATAGTTATGACCATTATGCAGAATGTCTTAATTAGCATGGGTAATCTAAGTATAAAATCAACTATAATCAATGACACACTAATTGGTACAGGCTTCAAAGAGCATTAGGATTTTGGAAGTCATTAACAGATTTACAAATTCGTCTATTTCTAAAGGAACACTAAGTTCTAGATAAGCACTCCTAATGAAACCACATACTGGGTAACATGAAAATGACTACCCTGGATGTAAAGGTGATAAAAATTTAACAAGGTCACTTATaactatacatacaaacacatacccACACCCTCCTTACCTTAATGCCCATTAATTTTCTGAATTTGACATTTTGGTCCTTGTTTCCAAAATTCAATTTTTCCCAAATTTCAGCAGACTGTGACTTATCCTGTAGGAGAAATTAAAACATGGACATTTTCGATTAGTCATAATGTTTAAAACAGTCTGTGATACAGCTTAAAATATGGAAATAACCAACTTTCACTATGTGAAATTCCATTCTAAGGCTCTGGGGAAGTGAGGTGGAAGAGAATTCCCCATAATCTAGACTCATTTACCGCTACTTTATAAAGTGGCTAATAACTGCTGCCTGGTAAATACTTAAAACAAGCTGGACTCAACATAATTTTTCAAGATAAAATCACCATGCTGTTACCCCTCGCCCTTTTGTTGTAGAAACAAAACTCAGAAACAGCAAATGCCAGAAGAGACATTGACCCATTAAATAACAGAAGCTTACCCCTTCTTTTTTGCCTTgccaaagcattttccttttcttttcctgttcagCAAATTTCATAGGATTCACAGCTGCTGGATTATAATAGCTAGGTACAGCTATTCCCGTCTCTGCCAATGCTTTGGCTTGTAATGCAGCCATTTGAGCTGCCATAGCTATCTGAGGAGTTACTTGTGTTCCAGATGCTAGAAGGGCGGCAACATTGAGGACAGACCCTCCAGTAGCTGCAGCTGCTGAAGAAACATAAGTGAATATTAAGATACCAGGAAGGCTGAATAAAGGCACAATAATACTTAGTTCAAAACTTGAACAACACAgcagttcaatttttaaaaatctgaattcattCATAATGGTCTACCTTTTGTATATGATCTTTAACAGCTACAGAGGCAAACTATTTTGAAGGGCCCCATGCAGCCATCTCACCATCTTCCACCTACTGCTCTCCTGGACTTTTGTCTCTGACTAGGAGCACTCTGAAGTAACTCATCTTCCAGCAAGATTGCAACAACTCTGAAACTCCCACCTATTTGGCACCCCCAGCCCTGGAAACCCTTCTCCTCCATTTGATTGAGAGGGTAGACTTCGAAGAGCTCCTCCCAGATCATAACTCAGCTGTAGGTCGGCACAATGGCCCCAAGCTGAGTGCTCATCATtccctttcagtttctttttatgtattatcttccccattagatcatgagctccttgagggcagggactattgctgtcttctgccttctttgtatcctcagtgtttagcacagtacctcacacatagtaggtacttaatgtttgttgtctgacttttcttgcttttaaaaatgtcacagaaagagaaagtaaatgaATTAAGGGAAATTAATTAGGATGCTCCTTATAATTCAAAACATAAAAATTCAAAACTCCAATAGCAAACACTACAGATAGTGATAACTGGCTGTTAAAAGGATGGACTATTAAAGATTTGAGTCAGTCAATGTCAGCTTCAGTTTCAACCCAAGAAGTTGTGATGTCCAAAGAAGAAAAGTGTGGCagttgtagacaatataaaatagcTAAAGTATGTGAAAGACAAAAGTACAATGTGATATAAagttaaaaggagagaacacttaTAGTTTAGTGGAAAGATCAGGGAAAGCTTCGTGGAAGAAGCAGCATTTGAGgaaggcttttaaaaatgaatagttGTTAGGGAGGACAGCATTCCAAACACATGCACTAACATGGGCAAAGAGGCATCAAACTGCAGGGTTTTAGACAAGGCAAAGTTAAACAGAATGCAGAGTAGTAAAATGAAGtgttaattatctcacatatacTGGAGGAGGAGGTGAAGCTATTGAAGATTATTTGAGTGGGGAGTGAAATGACTTGAATCATGTCAAATAATATGGCAGTGGAAGCCTCACTCCAGAGACTGGAAATGAGACCAGTcaggaggctactgcaatagttcaGGTCAGAGTTAATTAAACTAATTTTCCCTAACCTACAGAGGAAGTCATTTTTacctgaggaacctgaggccagaTAGGGTGAGTGAATTTACTAATGGTCACGAaggcagagctaagattcaaataTAAAGATTTTAAACTGAAATCTAGTGTTTTGCCCAAATCTGTTAATATAGAACTTCACATTTAGCTCTCTTTAATCACCAATCTTTCATAGACATTTTAATCACACTGTCTGTCAATTATACATTTTCCATtatcttgactttcaaataaagaaTTAAGGTTCTTTATGATTTCAGTCAAACTTGAATAGTCATAATGGTTACTTATAAAAATTCTGGCTCCATCAATTTATGAAAAAAGTTACCTGCTACTATTTCTTGCTGCTTCTGTTTCTcaaccatttctttttctctctgttcttgcAATTTCTTTGCTCTTTCCAACCTATTGAttcataacagaaaaaaattcaaggtATGTTAGATAAAAGAACCCCTAAATAAAGATATGAAATTACACATTAATAAATtttttagaacaaaaaaaaagaataagagattTTTAATATGCCCATTCTTtaacttccttttaaaatttctttcagtAGGTCTTATAATATTTAAAAACTATCTTTCCTACCCTAAAGGCAATCTCTCTGGTAACAGAGTTTGTCCTAATGTCCATGTCAGAGATAAAACTATtttatggtctttttttttttactgggaaTGTATATATGATCGTTGCAAACTTTTCACATACTGGTAGTGTTTTACTAAGAAATCAAccttatataaataaaacactCACTTGTCCACATTCAGAAACAATTAAGGTTTGGTGAGTAGAAAAACAATGTTGATTTCAGAATTTTCTGAATGTTTTTCAGGGGAAGCAGAGACAGTTTTGAGGAACAAGTAAAAATTTAACTCTTGACTCTTATGTGTTTGAATATACTCTTTTAAAGCATTTATCACAGCCTTGCAAATTATTACAATCAAATAATGAATGTTACAATTCCCAAATTCATCTTAATGCAAGTGGCTCTGTTACTCTtgtgcaaatttttaaaaaagtgaacatGTTtcagtcatctcatttgattgctTTTAATTTTTGTGGTGGTGTGAAGACCACTACACCTAGGAAttgaggagacctgggtttgagccctCTGTTACTCATTTATTGTGAGATTAGTCATTTCAACTTTCTGAGTCTAAATTTCCTATAAAACCAGGGGACCACACAATATTCCAAGACTCTTTAGTCAAAATACACATGATTAACTCATGGTTCACTTAATCCAAGGCTGGACTGAAAATTAAGCTTATAAATAGCCTAAAAAAGTTCAGAAGGCAAAGCATCTGAAAATTTCACAGAAATGTATTTTAAGAGAATTATGCTATTCTTGATTCAATTATGTGTTACAGAAAGAGTATACTCTATGTCCCAGACTAGTTGCTTATATGTGTCGATGGAGTGACTTCTCTAAACCTGTGGAAACACAGTTCTgggacaaaaattaaaacaaagactCAGAAGTTCTTCCTTCCCTACATAAATTTAAGTATTTATTGTACAGCATACAAAATCtaaatcattgttttttttttttttgataacatGTTTTCCTAGAGAAGCCACAACCATTTTCCAAAATTAAAATTCCAAGAGGGTTTCTGTTAGTAAAATTGCATGAAGGGCAAGGAAAAAACAGGATTTTTTTGGGCTGCACTTCTAGAATGCAGTTTTGCATTCTAGAATTCCAAGTTGGCTGCCAAAGTTGAGTAAGAGAACTGTAGGTCATTGCGTAGGCAGAAGGAAGTTATCTGATACCTGGCACTTCACTTTCagtatttgaaatggaattttcaAAAAAGCAACAATTAAAGAGATCAGTGCTATAAGTCAACAGGCCCACCTACCTGTAATATGCTAAGGAAGTAGGCTGGCAAAAATTACTGTCTGATTCAGTTGAATAGGcagcttgtatttgctctgtaatAGTTGTTAAAAGGTTTACATAAAATCAATATGATTTCAACCTTTCTGAGCAAATACAAGATAACAACCATGACTTCTATGAACTCTAGAgatcaggcagtgaaaatgataCAGTTTAACAGATGTACCTGAAACTATTTGCAAAGCTGTTTAAATACTTTTTACTACCAAAGATAcactttatcttattttttcagGATTTCCTATACTGTAGTTAACTTCTCAGTAACTAAGTTGTCCTTTCAAATTTCAAGAACCCACAGCTTAACTGATCCCATAGTGAAAAATTGGTAGTTAAGTCACATTAATGGGCACTGAACCGTGAACTACCAGTGTTAATCTCAAATCCTACTAAAATATGAAAGTGAAAAATGTAAGCATAGTGTAGGAGTAAACTGTAAACTGGTGGGTTTTGAAAAAGATTCCACACCTGCATTTAGGTAACATTCACTATAAATTTAAACACAGAAAAGCTAAGAAAATTCTCACATTTTGAGAGCATCACCTTTTGCCATCTGACTCACATTCGTTTACGTATTTGATAACAAATACTCACTTATTCTGTTGCTTTgaatttcaagaagaaaaaaaattaaatataaaggatgagtaactgcttaataaacgATACTACTTGCATTAAAATGGCCATTGCAAGTTTTGAAATCAACACCATTCACTAAGGTGAATGGAATGAGGAAGGGGTGAGCTCACacctttgctgctgctgctgctgttcagcTGGAGACAGTTTCTGCCAGGCTGGGTTCACAGGGCAGCAGTACATCAGGTTACATTGTGATAACTGTATTTTtgcaatgggaaaaaaatagaaacttaattttaaaaagaaaaacaacaaaagctaGTGTAGAATTCGCAGAATATGGGAAAAATAGCAAATATGAAGTGCTGTGATTTTTCTCCTGCCTTTGCAAATAATTAAGTCTTTTGGGAAGACTTAACCTCGTAGATTTGAATGAGAAAGCTCCATCTCCCTTGTGTGTTATTGCAGGAACCACATGTAATTAGGCAATAAAATCTAAGAAAATGTGTACCTTTCCCTGTCTTCACAACAGGGTTTTAAGATTTTATAAGGGCAAATCCACAAAATGGTTTGTATTTATTGACACAGCATGTAACTATATCAATCATTCCCTCCTTCAAAATAGTTAACATCGTATTTCAGGTAATTCTAACCAAAGGTCAAGCATTGGCCTAGTTATTTTATGTTAAGAAGCAGAAATCTCAAATGTCTTTTACAATCTAAAGAATGTATTTTCCTTGTCTCTTAAGTGAAAATGGTTTCAAGAATTTAAGGCCCATTGCACTCTCAATCCCATGTCTTGGGACTTTTtgatccttcagggaaaaaacaaaacagaacaaaaccaaaaaagcctaaaaaccaaaaaataccaggcacaaaaaaaccctgaaacaaaacaaaaaatccaggaaattaagaagaggcaaaaaaagggGAAGGAGCTGTTTGTTGCAAGCACCTCAATCTTCATAGCTTTGCAAATAAAAGAAACTATGCCATGAGGTAAAAGTTAATGTTCCTGTATTGCAAAAGGCCACAATATTTAAAGTATGATTACAAATGGAATCTATTGTATTTTAACTTTTGATTCCCATGATTCAGCGACAGGATTAACCCCTCATCTTTTTTAGATGTCAAGCTCATCGAAGCCAAGTTAAGATAGTCGAAGAAAAACATACCTTCTAGCTAATGCCTCTTGTGCATCCATTGCTGTGTTTCGCCCTCTAAAAGGAGGTGGACTGGGAGTCCGACTTAAACTTCGGCTAAATCTTCGTGGtttttcaattctcttttttctttccctgtaaTTAATTTTAGAAGTCTTATTAGGTACTAATTTATTAACATATTGATATGACAtgccaagaaaataccagaaaaagaaactaaggcttttatgtgtaaaatttgttttaaaataagaaattttatCATTCAACAACTGTTTGATTCGTATAATTTTTAACAATAAATGGGACTTTGTTCTCCATTCTCCTCTTATAAAAATTTGGTGCAACCTATATAATTGGtattttcttttcagaatatatttataaaatgtcaaACATGTTATAATAAGtaacattcattttatatataatttcattttgggGGCAGGACAgatatttggagaaaaaaaatcaagacataaGTCAATCTTCCCATCTAAAAACTGATGATCAGA from Trichosurus vulpecula isolate mTriVul1 chromosome 1, mTriVul1.pri, whole genome shotgun sequence includes:
- the RSRC2 gene encoding arginine/serine-rich coiled-coil protein 2 isoform X1, translating into MAASDTERDGIATEKSSPDRDKKKEQSDASLSPRASKHHYSRSRSRSRERKRKSDNEGRKHRSRSRSKEARRHESKDKSSKKHKSEDHNDKEHSSDKGRERLNSSENGEDRHKRKERKSSRGRSHSRSRSRERRHRSRSRERKKSRSRSRERKKSRSRSRERKRRIRSRSRSRSRHRHRTRSRSRTRSRSRERKKRIEKPRRFSRSLSRTPSPPPFRGRNTAMDAQEALARRLERAKKLQEQREKEMVEKQKQQEIVAAAAATGGSVLNVAALLASGTQVTPQIAMAAQMAALQAKALAETGIAVPSYYNPAAVNPMKFAEQEKKRKMLWQGKKEGDKSQSAEIWEKLNFGNKDQNVKFRKLMGIKSEDEAGCSSVDEESYKTLKQQEEVFRNLDAQYEMARSQTHTQRGMGLGFTSSMRGMDAV
- the RSRC2 gene encoding arginine/serine-rich coiled-coil protein 2 isoform X2, producing MAASDTERDGIATEKSSPDRDKKKEQSDASLSPRASKHHYSRSRSRSRERKRKSDNEGRKHRSRSRSKEARRHESKDKSSKKHKSEDHNDKEHSSDKGRERLNSSENGEDRHKRKERKSSRGRSHSRSRSRERRHRSRSRERKKSRSRSRERKKSRSRSRERKRRIRSRSRSRSRHRHRTRSRSRTRSRSRERKKRIEKPRRFSRSLSRTPSPPPFRGRNTAMDAQEALARRLERAKKLQEQREKEMVEKQKQQEIVAAAATGGSVLNVAALLASGTQVTPQIAMAAQMAALQAKALAETGIAVPSYYNPAAVNPMKFAEQEKKRKMLWQGKKEGDKSQSAEIWEKLNFGNKDQNVKFRKLMGIKSEDEAGCSSVDEESYKTLKQQEEVFRNLDAQYEMARSQTHTQRGMGLGFTSSMRGMDAV
- the RSRC2 gene encoding arginine/serine-rich coiled-coil protein 2 isoform X3, with amino-acid sequence MIRTNFFLQQARRHESKDKSSKKHKSEDHNDKEHSSDKGRERLNSSENGEDRHKRKERKSSRGRSHSRSRSRERRHRSRSRERKKSRSRSRERKKSRSRSRERKRRIRSRSRSRSRHRHRTRSRSRTRSRSRERKKRIEKPRRFSRSLSRTPSPPPFRGRNTAMDAQEALARRLERAKKLQEQREKEMVEKQKQQEIVAAAAATGGSVLNVAALLASGTQVTPQIAMAAQMAALQAKALAETGIAVPSYYNPAAVNPMKFAEQEKKRKMLWQGKKEGDKSQSAEIWEKLNFGNKDQNVKFRKLMGIKSEDEAGCSSVDEESYKTLKQQEEVFRNLDAQYEMARSQTHTQRGMGLGFTSSMRGMDAV
- the RSRC2 gene encoding arginine/serine-rich coiled-coil protein 2 isoform X4, which codes for MIRTNFFLQQARRHESKDKSSKKHKSEDHNDKEHSSDKGRERLNSSENGEDRHKRKERKSSRGRSHSRSRSRERRHRSRSRERKKSRSRSRERKKSRSRSRERKRRIRSRSRSRSRHRHRTRSRSRTRSRSRERKKRIEKPRRFSRSLSRTPSPPPFRGRNTAMDAQEALARRLERAKKLQEQREKEMVEKQKQQEIVAAAATGGSVLNVAALLASGTQVTPQIAMAAQMAALQAKALAETGIAVPSYYNPAAVNPMKFAEQEKKRKMLWQGKKEGDKSQSAEIWEKLNFGNKDQNVKFRKLMGIKSEDEAGCSSVDEESYKTLKQQEEVFRNLDAQYEMARSQTHTQRGMGLGFTSSMRGMDAV